From Hydractinia symbiolongicarpus strain clone_291-10 chromosome 12, HSymV2.1, whole genome shotgun sequence, one genomic window encodes:
- the LOC130621270 gene encoding uncharacterized protein LOC130621270, with the protein MEENKRCPNCKKVLALDAFRHEKRKAQCKECRGSQICEHEKLRHRCKECKKSKHLEGTRCCPNCKNSLLPDAFRVVKNGQTWDNYGKGWHFDHKILFRYKESGYAPSLHEVGRRLHYTNTQPMWASENIAKGNRYVSE; encoded by the exons ATGGAAGAAAACAAGAGATGCCCAAATTGTAAAAAAGTGTTGGCCTTGGATGCATTTAGG CATGAAAAAAGGAAAGCCCAGTGCAAGGAGTGCAGGGGCAGCCAGATATGCGAACATGAGAAATTGAGGCATCGCTGCAAGGAATGCAAAAAGAGCAAACACTTGGAGGGAACCAGGTGCTGCCCAAATTGCAAAAACAGTCTTTTACCAGATGCATTCAGGGTGGTGAAAAATGGTCAAACATGGGACAATTATGGTAAGGGGTGGCATTTCGATCACAAAATCCTGTTCAGGTATAAGGAAAGTGGCTATGCGCCATCGCTTCATGAGGTAGGTAGGAGATTGCACTACACCAATACCCAACCTATGTGGGCAAGCGAAAATATAGCCAAGGGTAACCGATATGTCTCAGAATAA